The DNA sequence GCTCGTCCCGACAAAGCCGCCCAGGTAGCTGGCCCGGGCAACTTTGAGCCCCGCATCCGTTCCTTGCGTGCGGCGCAGGGAAAAATCCACCAGCCGCCGCCCCCCGGCCGCTACCGTAGAGCGGGCCGCCTTGGTGGCGATCATAGTTTGCAGATTGATGGCGTTGATGAGAAAGGACTCGACTAACTGCGCTTCGATAATAGGCCCGGTTACCTCCAGGATCGGTTCATCCTTGAAAAAGATGCTCCCTTCCGGCAGGGCCCAGACCTCCCCGGTAAATCGCACCGTTTTTAAGTAATCCAGAAAGGCGATTTTAAACAGGCGGGTTGAATCCAGATAGGCCAGATCGTCTTCGCCAAAGCGCAGGGTTGCCAGATAATTAAGCGCCTCCTCCAACCCGGCGGCCACAAAATAGCCCCGATCCGGGGGATACTTGCGGATGAAGAGGCTAAAAGTCGCCTCCTCATGCATTTCCTCCTCCAGATAGCTGGCTGCCATGGTCAGCTCATAGAGATCGGTGAGAAGGGCGTATTGCTCCCCTAAGTGGGGGTGGTTTATATGCGGGTTATTGGATAGCATTTTTTTGAACTATAAATGTAATGGAATGACCTCTCTGCGTCAATAAATTTTATTGTTCAGCCTTATTAAACCAGACTTGACGGAGGACAGATGTCGTGATAATAAGGTATCATAACAGTAGAGTTGATCTGCGGGTTGGCTGCCGCCAACTACGGAACCCGGTGTGAATCCGGGGCGGTCCCGCCGCTGTAACCGGGGACAAAACCGGCAGAACCACTGTCTGAGCCCACTCAGGCGGGAAGGGCCGGGGGAGGTTGATCCGGAAGCCAGAAGACGAGCAGGTCGATCCTCAGGGCAGGTTTATGGCAACAACCGCCCCTGGCCAGACGCGCCAGGGGCTTTTTTTATGGTGCCCAACCGGTCTAAGTTGCATAAGGCGAATACAAGATTCGCCCCTACCGATGGGCCTGCCGGTACTGCAGTGCCGTAGCGCCGTACCGCCGTAGTTAGCAATTGTTCGCAGCACAGGCTGGAAAGCCGGTGCTACCGGGAAGTCATTACTCATGATGGGCGGGTAACCGCTAAGTCAAGACAATAAAATAGGAAAAGATTTGGCAAACGCTACAGGTGGAAAAATGGCTGATCAGATGTTAGCAGCGGTCCTCCGGGGACCCAAAGATTTAGCGATCACCGAGGTCTCTCGCCCTCTCTGCCCGAGCGGCGGTCTCCTCATACAAGTGCGCGCCTGCTCGCTCTGCGCCACCGACGTCAAGATGTGGCAGCGGGGACATCGTGACCTGCTGTTGCCTCGCATCCTGGGGCATGAGCTCGCCGGAGAAATTGCCGCCGTTTCCGATGATTTATCTGACTTTCAGGTGGGTGACCGGGTGCAGGTGGCTCCGGGATTGCCCTGTGGCCGCTGCCGCTGGTGTCTACAGGGCGCTCCGAACATGTGCCAGGCTATGCAGATTATCGGTTTTCACCACGACGGCGGTTTGGCCGAGTTCGTCGCCGTTCCCGCCGCCGGTGTGCACCAGGGGGCGGTATCGCACCTGCCTGACGCTCTAGCCTTTGACCTTGCCGCCCTGGCCGAGCCCTTGGCCTGCTGCCTGAACGCCCAGGAACTGGCCAGGGTTGGCATGGGGGACCAGGTTGCCATTTGGGGGGCCGGTCCCCAGGGCTGGCTGCAGGTCCAGGTGGCGCGGTTGCGGGGAGCTTCCCGGATAATCCTGGTAGAAAATGATCCCGGACGCTTGCAGGATGCAGTCCAAGCCGGGGCCGATCTATTGTTGGACATTTTCCAGGAAGATCCGGTAACCGCCATTTTGGAGACCACGGCCGGCAAGGGAGTGGAGGTGGTGATTCCAGCCTGTGGCTCTTTGGAGGCTTTTGACTGGGGTTTGGCGGTACTGGCGAAACGAGGCCGTCTGTGTCTTTACTCGGGTCTGCCCAAGGAGGTAGAAACTCATCCGGTAAACCTCAACCGGTTGCATTATCTGGAAGCTTCTCTGGTAGGCGCCTACGGCTGCACCTCCCGGCAGAACGCCCTGGCCCTGGAACTCATGGCCAAGGGACGCATCCGCGTTGATCGTCTGATTACCCACCGCCTTCCTCTAAACCGGGTGGAGGAGGGGTTCGAGCTCGTGCAGAGCCGCCGGGGGCTAAAAGTGGTCATCGAATGTACCTGACTCGGAGTTATTTTATGAATAATCCCAAGAATTATGATGAATTAGAGCTACGCCGCTTTGGCCGGGCCATTACCGAGCTGGCCCAGGGCCAACACCTGAGCCGGGAAGAGACCAAAGAGCTTTACCGCCAGATTCTCCTGGCCGAGCAGCCAGACCTGCAACAGGGAGCTTTTCTGGCGGCGCACATGGCAAAATCTCCTACCCTGGACGAAATTGCCGGTGCCTGGGAGGCCCAGATGGATTATGACGTGGAAACCATCGATCCTCCCCTCCCAGGTCCCTGCGCCGATATCGTTGGCACCGGCTCGGATTATCTCAAGACCCTCAATGCCTCCAGCGGCGCCGCCATCCTGGCGGCGGCGGCCGGAGCCTATGTGGCCAAAAAGGGGGCCCGGGCCGCCACCGGTGTCAGCGGCGCCTCCGATATCTTTGAGACCTTCGGAGTCGACCTCAAGGCCCCTTTGTCTCAGGCGGCCCAAGCCCTGACAGCCCACCGCCTCTGTTACATCCCCGGCGAAAGGTTCCTGCGCTCCGGATGGGGACGTTTGATCGCGGTGATGCGTTTTCGGACCATCTTCAATCTGGCCTGTCCGCTCCTCCTACCCTGCCGCCCTACCCGCTACCTGGTGATCGGGGCCTATAGCGCTGATTTGGCGCGTCAATTGGTCAATATCTGCCGGGAGATCGGCTTAGCGGGGGCCTTGGGCCTCTACGGCCAGAGCGATCAGCATGAGCCGGATCAGGGGATGGATGAAGTCTCGGTCTGCGGTCCTACGCTGGTAGTAGAGCTGCGCCATGATCAAATAACCGAATATGTCCTCGAACCCGAAGACCTGGGTCTGCGGCGATATCCTTATGAAAAAATTGCTGCCCAAGGTGATACTTACCAGAATGCCCTGGCTCTCCTCAAGGTGTTAAGCGCCGGAACCAATGGTGCCGCCGCCGACTTTCTGGCCGCCAACGCCGCCGCAGTGCTCTATCTGTTGAATCTGGCTCCATCCTGGCCTGCTGCGGTGGAACAGGCCCGGCAGACCTTGGCCGCAGGAAAGGCTCTTGACACGTTGCGCTCTCTGGTCGCGGTTCAGCAGGGTAATTCCCGGCATGGAGAAGAAAAACTAAATAAATTGTTGCACCAGATCAACTCGTCTACGACTCTTATCGCCTGGAATTAGAAAGATTACTTCACCCTTGACTTAACCGGCCACTTTTTTATGATAAAGTATTCGGCAACGCTTTCTCTTTAAGTGGCCGCTTTGGATTGTATCCGCCAGTCGAAATGGTTGGAAGACGCATTTTGGCCGGGAGAATCGAAAAATTAAAAGAATATCCATGGATACGTCATATTCGATCAAGCCCCCCAGTGTTCACCCGCTTCAAGTCCTGGTTATCGATGATGAAAAGAACATCCGCGTGGCGCTCGCGGCTTATCTGGAAGGGATGGGCTGCCGGGTCTTGACGGTGGCTACGGCTGGCGCGGCTCTTTCCGCCCTGGAGAGCCAGCCTTTTGATCTTGCCTTTCTGGATCTCCGGCTCAGGGAGATCAGCGGCCTGGAACTTCTTCCTAAACTCCTGTCAGTCAACCCTCGTCTAGCCGTAGTGATGATTACCGCCTACGCCACCATTGATACCGCCGTGGCAGCCATCAAACGGGGAGCGAGGGACTATCTTCCCAAACCGCTGTCACCGGCTCAGATCAAGCACGTGGTAGATGGGCTGGCCGAACGTCTCAATCTCTATCGTCAGGTGGAAGAGCTCCAGGCGCATCTCCGTGAAGCCGTCCCGGAGGTGATCTTGGCAACGGCATCCGTCAAGATGCAGGCGACGCTGGACCTGGTGGAGAAGGTGGCGCCGACCGAGATTTCGGTGCTGCTTCTGGGCGAGAACGGCACCGGCAAAGGAGTTATCGCCCGCTGGCTGCACACCCAAAGCCGGCGCGCCGGAGGTCCCTTTGTGCTGGTCAGTTGTCCTACCCTTTCCGAGGAGCTCCTGGCCAGTGAGTTGTTTGGTCATGTAAAAGGGGCTTTTACTGGCGCCACTCGGGACCGGGAAGGGCGGTTGGAAGCCGCGCACGGGGGAACCTTATTTCTGGATGAAGTGAGTGAGATCTCTTTAGGTTTACAAGCCAAGCTCCTACGGATGCTCCAAGAAAAGCAGTTCGAACGACTGGGGGAAAATCGCACTCGCCGGGTAGATGTGCGGGTGGTGGCGGCCACCAATCGGAATCTGGAAGAAGAAGTCAAGGCTGGCCGGTTCCGGGAAGACTTGTTTTTTCGCCTGAACGCCGTACAAATCAGTATCCCGCCGCTTAGAGAGCGCCGGGAGGACATCCCGATGCTGGCCCGACGGTTCCTGGATTTTTTTGCCCGCCAGACTAGGCGACCTACCCCCGAACTTTCTTCTTCAGCCCTGAACGCCCTTCTTTCTTACTCCTGGCCGGGAAATATTCGGGAACTGCGCAATGTCATGGAGCGGGCCATGATCCTCTGGCCTTCCCAAGTCATTGAGCCGGGGGCTTTCCCAGAGAACATTGCCTCCCAAATATCGGCGGCGCCGGTTTTGGGCGGTGATTATACCCTGGAACGTATCGATCGGGAGCATATCCTCCGAGTCCTGGCGCGGACCACCACGTTAGAGGAAGCAGCTCACATTCTCGGCATCGATTCCTCCACCCTCTGGCGCAGACGGAAAAAATACGACGAAGAAAGCTAAACGTCCAAGTTCGATTAGAGTCTTTTACCGCCCAACTACCGCATATTGCAATATCCTCTCCGGGAAATCTTGCATTTTGCAATTCTCGCCTCCGACTTTCTATTTGTAATCTATTGAAATAACTTTTCTATTCTTCTTTTCGTTCCCGGTCTAATCTTTGCACTATTACTAATAGCTGTTTTAAGGGTTTATGGAATCGAATTGCAAATAAAAGGGAAAGCTATGCTAGACTTAGCTGTTTTCGGTGGAATTTTTATCTTCTTGATTCTCTCGTGGGGGTATGTGCTGCTGGCTGAGAGGTTGTAGGAGAACAACATGACATGGGAATATCTTATCGGCAGCCTTATTTCCCTGATGCTCCTCATATATTTGCTTTATGCGCTGCTGTGGCCGGAGCATTTTTAAGGAATTGTTCTCATGAGTATTGCTTTCCGTGACGACGAGAAGCCCTCGCAGTCCCCCCATTCCGCCACATCGGCCGGGCGTCTACCTGACATTCAACTTGAAAAGCGAGACCGGCGTAAAACTCTCGTCATGGCGTTAGGGGCCCTGGGGGTAGTTTACGGCGACATCGGCACCAGCCCTCTGTATGCCATCAAGGAATGCTTTCACGGCTTCCATGCCATAGAAGTTACCCGAGCCAACATCCTAGGCGTCATGTCCCTGATTTTCTGGTCACTGACCATTGTGGTAACCATCAAGTATGTAACCTTTATTCTTAAAGCTGACAATGAAGGTGAAGGCGGCATCTATGCCCTGACCGCCCTGTTTTTGCGAAAAGGGGGCAAGCTGGTTTCACTAAAAACGGTCAAATATCTTTCCCTGCTGGCCATTTTCGGGGCAGCCCTGCTCTATGGCGACGGCCTTATCACTCCGGTCATCTCCGTGCTTTCGGCGGTGGAAGGGTTAAACGTCGCCACCACGGCGTTCGAAGCTTATGTCTTGCCCATCACCTGCGCTATCCTGATCGGCCTATTTATGATCCAGCGGCAGGGGACGGCGCGCTTGGGCAAGGTATTCGGACTCACCATGCTGCTGTGGTTCTTTTCCCTGGCGAGTTTAGGTCTGATGCAGATACTCAGGCGCCCCGAGGTCTTGGTAGCCCTGAACCCCGGCCATGCGGTGGCCTTTTTTGCCGCCAACCAGTTGCACGGCATGGTGGTATTGGGAGCTGTGGTGTTGGTCATCACCGGAGGTGAAGCCTTGTATGCCGATCTGGGACACTTTGGCCGGGGGCCCATCCAACTTTCCTGGCTGACCATTGTCTTTCCGGCGCTCGTGCTCAACTATTTGGGGCAGTGCGCCCTGCTCCTGGAAAACCCCCAAGCAACTTACCATCCTTTCTATGAGTTGGTCCCCCGGTTCCTGTTGTATCCCATGGTAGTTCTGGCCACGGCGTCCACCGTCATCGCCTCCCAGGCCATGATTTCCGGAGTCTATTCCCTCACCCAGCAGGCCATCCAGATCGGTTATTTACCCAGGCTCCATATTGTCCACACCTCTGGGGAGACCAAGGGGCAGATTTATATGCCGTGGGTAAACACCGGGATGTTGATCGGCTGTTTGGGGCTGGCGATCGCTTTCCAGGAATCGAGCCGTTTGGCGGCGGCCTACGGCATCGCCGTCACGGGCACCATGGGCATCACCACCGTTATCTACTATTATGTGGCCCGTTATAACTGGAACTGGCCACGGTGGAAAGTACTCCTCCCCGTGGGGGTTTTCATCTTTTTCGATCTCGCCTATTTCGGCGCCAACATGCTGAAGTTTGTGGATGGCGGCTGGTTTACCGTATCTGTGGCGGTACTGCTGGCCATTGTGATGATTACCTGGCGGGACGGCCGGAGTCTCCTGGCTAAGCGCTATGAGGACGCCAGGGTTCCCGTGGAGGTTATCTTGAGAGACATCAAGACCTACAAACTGGTCCGCACCCCCAGGACCGGCGCCTTTCTCTCCATTTCCCCCGTGGGGGTCCCCATTACCCTACTGCACCTTCTGAAACACATCGAAGCCCTGCCCCAGAAGGTGGTCTTGATGTCCATCGTTTCCGCCAATACACCTTTCGTCTCCCGGCAAGAGCGGCTGGTCATCACCGCCTTGGGCCAGGATTTCTACCGGGTGATAGCAACCTACGGCTTCATGGAGACCCCCAACATGTCGAAAATCATGGAGATCGCCACTGAACAGGGCCTGGAACTGGACGAGTTTTCCACCACTTTTTACGTGGGCCGGGAAACCCTGATCACCAACGGGGATGGCGGCATGTCTAGCTGGCGCAAAGGACTGTTCGCCTTCCTTTCCAGGAACTCCTGGAACGTTACCATATATTTCGGCATCCCATCCGACCGCGTGGTGGAACTCGGGGTCCAAGTCAGGCTTTAATACTATTAAAATGCTCCTGATTTAAATAACATACCCCAGCAGTGAGGAGAAGCTTCCAATATTTATGGATAGTTCCCCCCGCACTGCCGCCTGAGGGCATGCGTATATCCCAACCGCTTCGGGTGGCTCCAATTTAGGCCCCACTTCCCAGAAGCTGCGGGATCGTGCTATAAATGTCTTAGAAGATTTAAAGAAAAACAATCCCGAAGCCGACTTTCCGGTCCCGGCAGAACTGGTGACGGCCTCCGCCAGCGGCCTGGACCCGCACCTCTCCTTGGCAGGAGCGTTGTGGCAGGTGCCTCGGGTGGCCAAAGCCCGGGGAGTGGCCCCGGAGCGTCTCACCACCGTGGTGAAAGCAAATCTGGAAGGGAGGACCCTGGGAGTTCTGGGAGAACCCCGGGTAAATGTTCTTCTTTTGAACCTGGCCCTGGATCGGCAGTTTGGCAGGCCTTGACTTGGTTTAAACTATGAACCCCACTACCAACCGCGCCCAAGACTTCCTGGACCTGCTGGAACGCGCCAAGCGCGGCCGGCTGAAAATCTACCTCGGCTTTGCCGCCGGCGTGGGCAAGACCGTGCGCATGCTCAAAGAGGCCCATGCCCTGAAGCTGCGCGGCGTGGATGTGGTCCTGGCCTACATCGAGCCCCATGGCCGGGCGGAAACCGCAGAGTTGATCGGCGATCTCGAGGTCATTCCCCGGAAGCAGTTTGTCTATCGGGGCATCACGGTGGAAGAGATGGACCTGGACGCGGTCTTGGCCCGGCGCCCGGAAATTGCCATCGTGGACGAGGTGGCGCATACCAATGTACCCTTGTGCCGCCACCGGAAACGCTATCAGGATATTCTGGAAATTACCGAGGCAGGCATCAACGTCATTTGCGCTTTTAATATCCAACACCTGGAGAGTCTCAACGACCTCATCGAACGAGTAACCGGGGTGGTGGTCCGGGAAACTATCCCCGATACCTTTGTTAAGGAAGCCGATCAGGTGGTCACCGTGGATCTGTCGGTGGACGACCTCATGGAACGCCTGAAGAGCGGTAAAATCTACACCCGGGACAAGATTCCCTGGGCCTTGGAGCATTTTTTCCGGATCGCCAACCTCTCTACGTTGCGGGAACTGGCGCTCCTGGAGGTGGCCGAGAGCCTGGGCCGGCGGCAGCCCTCCGGTCCTGAGGAATTGAAACTTCAAGACAGAGTCTCCCTTAGGACCTTGGGACGGGTCATGGTCTGCATGGCTTCGGCCTCTCCCCGGGCCAAAACGCTTCTCCGGAAAGGCTCCCGCATGGCCGGTCGTCTCAATACCCATTGGTTTGTGGTGTATGTGGAAACCCCAGGCGAAGCCCCAACCCAGATCGAAGCCGAAACCCAACGCCATCTTTTGGAAAACTTTCAAAAGGCCCGGGAATTGGGCGCCGAGGTTATCCGCCTCCAGGCCAAGGACCCGGTTCCGGCCATCCTCGACTTTGCCCGTTCCCATGGCGTCGGCCACATTGTCATCGGCCGCTCCCAGCAACCCTGGTGGCGAAAACTCCTGGGCCGTTCCGTGTCTCACCGGATCATCGATGAGGCTGCGGGGTTTGATGTCCATGTTATCTCTTTCGAAGAGGAGGAGTAAGACGGCATGCTCCTGAAAACCAAACTCCTGTTAGCCCAGGTTCCCCTGGCCCTGGCCCTCTTGGTGCTGGGCATCGTTGCCGTCGCCACCATCGGCCAGTTGGGGTCCCATTCGGAAAGAATCCTCCACGACAACTATCGGAGCGTCCTGGCCGCCCAGCGCATGAAGGAAGCCATCGAGCGTATGGATTCAGCCGCTCTCTTTATCGCTTTGGGACGGCGGGAGCAGGGAAAGCAATTGGCCCTCAGCAACCGCAAGGTTTTTGAAGAAGAATTGGCGGTGCAAGTAAGGAATATCACCGAAAAAGGGGAACGAGAGGTCTCTAACGCCTTGGCCGCCCGCTGGCGGGATTACTTGACAGCCTATGAGAACTTCATCCAGGAAACGTCAAACGAGGCTTTGAGGGATCGTGTTTTCTCCGATCTTTTCCCTAAATTTCTTGCCATCAAAGAGGGTGCGGACCATATTCTCTCCCTGAACCAGGATGCCATGATCAGAAAAAGCGATGAAGTGCGCCAGGTTTCCCAGCGCCTGGAGAGATTGATTACCTTCGCCGCCCTGGTCGCCGCCCTGGCTGGCATTTTTGCCTCTAGCGTATTGACCACCAGGATTATCAGACCCCTTTCGGTTCTGACTCAAACCGCTCGCCGGATCAAGGAGGGTGATCTGGCGGTCCGGGCCCGGGTTGAGGGGTCTGATGAGATTGCCCTGTTAGCCCAGGAATTCAACACGATGACCGACAGCCTGGATCGTTATCGCCGGAGTTCTTTAGGGGAATTGCTCCAGGCCCAACAAGCTTCCCAGGCTGCCATCGACAATCTTCCCGATCCGGTTTTGGCTACCAACCTGGAGGGAAAAATTCTGGGCGCCAACCGTATTGCCGAAGCGTGGTTTGGCCCGATTTTATCCGGCTCTTGTGAGGAAACCGGGCAAAATCCGGAACCCGTATTGACTACCGCCATCAAGAAGGCCAGAAAATATGTGCTGGCCGGTAAGGGGGCGTATCGGCCTTCGGACCTGGAAGATGCGGTAAACATACATGCACCCGAGGGGGAACGCTCGGTGCTGCCCCTGGCTGTACCGGTGTATGATCAAAACGGCAACTTGGCCAGCGTCAGTCTGATTCTCCGGGACGTTACTCCCCAGAGCAAAATGGATGCCATGAGCAAAAGCCTGGTCGCTACTTTTGCCCATGAATTCCGGACGCCCTTGACTTCGTTACATCTGGCCATTCACATTTTGCTGGATCAATTGGCCGGTGCGATGACGGAAAAGCAGCTTGACCTGATTTATGCTGCCCGGGAGGATTGTGAACGGCTGCAAAACCTAGTGGATGACATCCTGAATCTGGTCCGCCTCCAATCCGGCAAGATTGAACTGCGGCGGGTGGTGATCCGGATTTTCTCCATCATCAAGAACATTATCGACCAGCACCGCCTTCTAGCCGAGGAGCAGGGACTTGATCTGGCCTGCGTCTATCCTCCTTTTGATGAAGAGGTCTTTGCCGATCCCGAGCGTTTGGAACTGGTTTTTGCCAATTTGATCACTAATGCCATCCGACATACGCCAGCCGGCGGCTCCATCGAAATCCGGGTCCTTCCTGAAAAAGAGTTCCTACGGATTGAAATAAAAGATACCGGTGAAGGCATTCCGCTGGAATATCAGTCCCAGATCTTCGAAAAGTATTTTCAGGTTTCCGGTAGTAGCTGGAAAGGTGTTGGCTTGGGTCTGGCCCTGGCCAAAAATATCATTGCAGCCCATGGTGGAGAAATAGGTCTTTCAAGCCAATCGGGCCAGGGAAGCACATTTTGGTTTACCCTCCCAAGACTGGAGAACAAGCCGATGGATAATGGCTTGTGATAAAACCGCGTTGCACTTAAGATCACGTTTTGAAGCTTCACAGGAGATTGGCAAGAAAAGAGTTTCGAGTTTTAAATTCCGAGTTTCGGATTAATAAAGAAATAACTTTTACACAGGCTGGAAGCCTGTGCCACCGCCAAATGATTTTCATAGTTTGCGGGCGATTTTAAAGAATAATAGTTACATAGAAAATAGCCGGTAGGACGGGAAAGCGCAGCGCATGCCGCCGCAGTTAGGAAATGATTGTTTCACAGGCTAGAAAGCCCGTCTACCAGCAATGGAAAGATAAAAACTTCAACATCTGGTGAAAAATGCGGGTGAAAACCCTCATTTTTTTTAGTGACAATATATTATAATTGTGTTAGTGGAAAGCAAAGTTGCATAAGTAGTAAAATCGTAACACTTCAGTTGTTTGGGGCGAATACAAGATTCTCCCCTAGGGGTGGGCCTGTCGGCGCTGTAGTGCTGTAGGGTGGTCACCGCCCACCATTCCTTGATCTATTTTCTCAGGTAGCTGAAGTATTACGTAAAATACAATTTGCCATAATCTTCCTCAGGTGCCAAAAAGATGGTAGCCGCAAAGCCTTCCTTCCTCTTCAGGCATTCATATCCAGGTACCCGAGCGCCTCTCTTTGACCATCCTGGCAGGAAAAATCCATGTCAAAAAACATAAAGAACCTTTTCTGGGGAATCATCTGTGTTCTCGCCGTTGGGGCCGGTATTTATCGCGGTGGATTGGTTTTGGGGTTATTGGTGGTTGTTCTGGCGTTCATCTTTTTGAAAGGAAGGGTTGGCCATGCAAAAGCAAAGTTCTAAGTTGGTTGCGGTTTCGGTTGGATTGTTTCTTCTCGGTCTCTATTGTGCCGGTTGTGCCAGCAGCAAAGGTTCGGTCTCAGCGGTTGCCCCTCTGCAAACTGATGTCTCCCTGGGAAAGTATGAAAAGGTGCTGATAGAGATTAAAAACAACGATAACATACAGATAACCGCCTCCGAAAAAGAAAGAATTTTAATGCAAATTATTGCGGCGGTGAAAAGAGATTATCCTACCAGATTTAAAGGTGTTAACGAAGGCGGCGACGATCCCGCCACTTTGCGGGCCATCGTTAACATCACCCAGTATGATAAAGGCAACGCCTTTGCAAGGGCCATGCTGGCGGGCTTGGGTCAGATAAAAATCAACGCCGACGTGAGTATCTGCGACAGCTCCTCTAGCGAAACCTTATGCAGATACGAAGCTTCCAAGAGATTTGCTTGGGGCGGGATTTATGGGGGATCTACGACTATAGAGACGGTTGAAGAGGGTTTTGCCAAGGCCGTGGCGGATTGCATCTGTGGCGCCAGTGAGGCCAGCAAGGGAAAATCGTAGTTCCTGCCGCATGCTCATCAGGGGGGGGTTATTCGCCCCCCCAACGCCAGGTGAAAGGGTTCATAATGATTAGCCAGCCACTTTTAAAAAGACCACCGCCAATGGCGGCAACGTCAGGTTGAGAGAGAACGGGCGTCCGTGATGCGGCCAGGGGTCGGCGTAGAGGCCGCCGGCATTACCCAAGCCACTGCCCCCATACTCGAGGGCGTCGCTGTTGAGTAATTCTTTCCAGAAGCCGCCGTGAGGAACGCCCGTGCGGTAGTTAAAGCGGGGCACCGGCGTGAAATTGCAGGCCACCAGGACAACATCCTCGGGACGCTGGCCCTGGCGCAGAAAGGTGATGACGCTGGCGTCCACGTCATTGCAGTCGATCCATTCAAAGCCGGTCCAGTTGAAATCTACTTCATAAAGGGCGGGTTGCTGCCGATAGGTCCGGTTCAGGTCGGCCAGCCAACGCTGTACGCCCGCATGGCTGGGAAAGTCCAGCAGATGCCAGTCAAGGCTGGTTTCATGGTACCATTCATTCCATTGGCCGAACTCCATCCCCATAAACAGGAGCTTTTTCCCCGGCTGGCCATACATATAGCCGAAGAGCAGGCGCAGGTTGGCAAATTTCTGCCAATAGTCGCCCGGCAGGTTGTGAATCAAGGAACCCTTGCCATGCACCACTTCGTCATGCGAAAGGGGCAGCACAAAGTTTTCGGTGAAGGCGTAGAGCATGCGGAAGGTGATGGTATTGTGGTGATAACGCCGGTGAATGGGGTCATGAGTCAGGTATTGTAAGGTGTCGTGCATCCAGCCCATGTCCCACTTCAGCCCGAAGCCCAAACCGCCCAGGTAGGTCGGGCGGGAGACCATGGACCAATCGGTGGATTCCTCTGCAATAGTCTGCACGTCAGGAAAGTTCTTGTAGACCTCTTCATTGAACTTGCGCAGAAACCAGATGGCCTCGATATTCTCCTTGCCGCCATAGATATTGGGAATCCACTCCCCTTCTTCGCGGGAATAGTCCAGATAGAGCATGGAAGCCACGGCGTCTACCCTGAGACCGTCGGCGTGGTGTTTATCCAGCCAATAGAAAGCGCTGCTCAAGAGGAAGCTGCGGACCTCATTGCGGCCATAATTAAAGATATAACTGTTCCAGTCCGGATGGAAGCCTTTGCGCATATCGGCGTGCTCGTAAAGATGCGTGCCATCGAAGTAACCCAGACCGTGTTCATCGGCCGGAAAGTGAGACGGCACCCAATCCAAAATGACCCCGATACCGCGCTGGTGCAGCAGGTCTACCAGATACATGAAATCCTGGGGATTGCCATAGCGGCTGGTGGGGGCAAAATAACCGGTGGTCTGATAGCCCCAGGAACCATAGAAGGGGTGCTCCATGACTGGCAGAAATTCTACGTGGGTGAAACCCATC is a window from the Desulfobacca acetoxidans DSM 11109 genome containing:
- a CDS encoding sensor protein KdpD, whose amino-acid sequence is MNPTTNRAQDFLDLLERAKRGRLKIYLGFAAGVGKTVRMLKEAHALKLRGVDVVLAYIEPHGRAETAELIGDLEVIPRKQFVYRGITVEEMDLDAVLARRPEIAIVDEVAHTNVPLCRHRKRYQDILEITEAGINVICAFNIQHLESLNDLIERVTGVVVRETIPDTFVKEADQVVTVDLSVDDLMERLKSGKIYTRDKIPWALEHFFRIANLSTLRELALLEVAESLGRRQPSGPEELKLQDRVSLRTLGRVMVCMASASPRAKTLLRKGSRMAGRLNTHWFVVYVETPGEAPTQIEAETQRHLLENFQKARELGAEVIRLQAKDPVPAILDFARSHGVGHIVIGRSQQPWWRKLLGRSVSHRIIDEAAGFDVHVISFEEEE
- a CDS encoding ATP-binding protein, with the translated sequence MLLKTKLLLAQVPLALALLVLGIVAVATIGQLGSHSERILHDNYRSVLAAQRMKEAIERMDSAALFIALGRREQGKQLALSNRKVFEEELAVQVRNITEKGEREVSNALAARWRDYLTAYENFIQETSNEALRDRVFSDLFPKFLAIKEGADHILSLNQDAMIRKSDEVRQVSQRLERLITFAALVAALAGIFASSVLTTRIIRPLSVLTQTARRIKEGDLAVRARVEGSDEIALLAQEFNTMTDSLDRYRRSSLGELLQAQQASQAAIDNLPDPVLATNLEGKILGANRIAEAWFGPILSGSCEETGQNPEPVLTTAIKKARKYVLAGKGAYRPSDLEDAVNIHAPEGERSVLPLAVPVYDQNGNLASVSLILRDVTPQSKMDAMSKSLVATFAHEFRTPLTSLHLAIHILLDQLAGAMTEKQLDLIYAAREDCERLQNLVDDILNLVRLQSGKIELRRVVIRIFSIIKNIIDQHRLLAEEQGLDLACVYPPFDEEVFADPERLELVFANLITNAIRHTPAGGSIEIRVLPEKEFLRIEIKDTGEGIPLEYQSQIFEKYFQVSGSSWKGVGLGLALAKNIIAAHGGEIGLSSQSGQGSTFWFTLPRLENKPMDNGL
- a CDS encoding DUF4410 domain-containing protein, whose translation is MQKQSSKLVAVSVGLFLLGLYCAGCASSKGSVSAVAPLQTDVSLGKYEKVLIEIKNNDNIQITASEKERILMQIIAAVKRDYPTRFKGVNEGGDDPATLRAIVNITQYDKGNAFARAMLAGLGQIKINADVSICDSSSSETLCRYEASKRFAWGGIYGGSTTIETVEEGFAKAVADCICGASEASKGKS
- the glgB gene encoding 1,4-alpha-glucan branching protein GlgB, which produces MKKKKTISTSSAPGTVTPAPIPVGPVRYDISRLTDDDLFIFNEGNHFRLYDKFGAHCMEADGVRGVYFAVWAPDAERVLVIGDFNGWHKESHPLGSRGQSGIWEGFIPGVVKGAKYKYYIHSRYNGYRVEKADPFSVFYEGPPRMASIIWELDYAWGDQDWLAERHRRNSLKSPISIYEVHLGSWMRIPEDANRSPSYREIAPKLAHYVQEMGFTHVEFLPVMEHPFYGSWGYQTTGYFAPTSRYGNPQDFMYLVDLLHQRGIGVILDWVPSHFPADEHGLGYFDGTHLYEHADMRKGFHPDWNSYIFNYGRNEVRSFLLSSAFYWLDKHHADGLRVDAVASMLYLDYSREEGEWIPNIYGGKENIEAIWFLRKFNEEVYKNFPDVQTIAEESTDWSMVSRPTYLGGLGFGLKWDMGWMHDTLQYLTHDPIHRRYHHNTITFRMLYAFTENFVLPLSHDEVVHGKGSLIHNLPGDYWQKFANLRLLFGYMYGQPGKKLLFMGMEFGQWNEWYHETSLDWHLLDFPSHAGVQRWLADLNRTYRQQPALYEVDFNWTGFEWIDCNDVDASVITFLRQGQRPEDVVLVACNFTPVPRFNYRTGVPHGGFWKELLNSDALEYGGSGLGNAGGLYADPWPHHGRPFSLNLTLPPLAVVFLKVAG